The proteins below are encoded in one region of Methanosarcina barkeri 3:
- a CDS encoding DUF1616 domain-containing protein, with protein MAGNRQLPMDLLLIAGFVLITNIFILVPVLSDSFPRTYLGVILVLFLPGYALTGALFPAKKDIDGIERAAISFGLSISIAPILGLSLNYSSWGIREIPLLTEFSIFTLLMCVIAYYRRRLLSETEVFGVSFKKCYLSMKARVLEKPESKTDKVIAFIFVLSMLASIGSLAYIIGNPKEGEHFTEFYILGNNSTIGDYPTEFVQGEKGTVTVGIINHEYRPMDYTIDVRLENRSLQESQKQISLGNNMSWEEPVTFTPPLKGKNMKLEFLLFNETEKTIPYRNLNLWINVTEEA; from the coding sequence ATGGCCGGAAATAGACAACTTCCCATGGACCTGTTGCTTATTGCAGGTTTTGTGCTTATTACTAACATCTTTATACTCGTACCTGTGCTTAGCGACAGCTTCCCGCGCACGTACCTGGGGGTTATTCTGGTGCTTTTCTTGCCAGGTTATGCCCTTACCGGAGCTCTTTTCCCGGCAAAAAAAGATATTGATGGAATTGAGAGAGCTGCAATTTCTTTCGGACTTAGTATTTCAATTGCCCCAATACTGGGACTTAGCTTGAACTATTCCAGCTGGGGAATCAGGGAGATTCCTCTGTTGACAGAGTTTTCAATTTTTACTCTTCTAATGTGTGTAATTGCTTATTACAGAAGGAGACTGTTGTCTGAAACCGAAGTCTTTGGAGTTTCATTTAAAAAATGTTACCTTAGCATGAAGGCTAGAGTTCTTGAAAAACCCGAATCGAAAACTGATAAGGTTATTGCATTTATCTTTGTCCTTTCTATGCTGGCCTCTATAGGGAGCCTCGCCTACATTATAGGAAACCCTAAAGAAGGCGAGCACTTTACCGAATTTTACATTCTTGGAAACAACAGTACGATAGGAGACTATCCTACGGAATTTGTACAGGGAGAAAAAGGAACAGTCACTGTAGGGATCATAAACCACGAGTACAGACCAATGGATTATACAATAGACGTAAGGCTTGAAAACAGGTCTCTTCAGGAAAGTCAGAAACAGATAAGCCTTGGAAATAATATGTCCTGGGAAGAACCAGTTACTTTTACGCCACCTCTCAAAGGAAAAAACATGAAACTAGAGTTTTTGCTCTTTAATGAAACCGAGAAAACCATACCTTACAGGAACCTGAATCTCTGGATTAACGTTACTGAGGAGGCCTGA
- a CDS encoding CPBP family intramembrane glutamic endopeptidase, translated as MVPSDFTSSELETGKVSLPEFGKMLKVQTEEKTGFLKKMIYVGTPVATITLIELLIFGGRLKEASIAYTLLLLSLSYSIAVMKKPEIRKIYQALLLLTIFRLVNFSMPIFFEKDLYSFIFIYVPMAIPITLATVHQKVRYERKRDTLKRMWIYLPLSVLAGLVFGQIEYILIGSRELISDLSSTNLLILIIVMVFIVGLIEELIFRSILQTSLEKFLGSAWGIFLSSLLFGIMHSTYGTPYEIVYMFFLGGFLGYLFYRTRSLPLVVMIHGSINVFLFGIIPHTGPIFGLI; from the coding sequence ATGGTACCTTCGGACTTTACTTCTTCAGAGCTGGAAACGGGAAAGGTCTCTTTGCCGGAGTTCGGGAAAATGCTTAAAGTGCAAACTGAAGAAAAAACAGGATTCCTGAAAAAGATGATTTATGTAGGAACCCCTGTAGCTACAATTACTCTTATCGAATTGTTGATTTTTGGAGGAAGGCTAAAAGAAGCTTCAATAGCTTATACCTTGCTTTTGCTCTCGCTTTCGTATTCAATAGCAGTTATGAAAAAGCCTGAGATAAGGAAAATCTACCAGGCCCTCTTACTTCTGACAATATTTAGATTGGTAAATTTCTCAATGCCTATTTTTTTTGAGAAGGATCTTTACTCTTTCATATTTATCTATGTACCTATGGCAATTCCGATAACTCTTGCTACTGTTCACCAGAAGGTGAGGTATGAGAGAAAAAGAGACACTCTGAAGAGGATGTGGATCTACCTTCCTCTATCTGTTCTTGCCGGTCTGGTTTTTGGACAAATAGAATATATACTGATAGGATCCAGAGAACTGATATCAGATCTCTCTTCGACAAATCTGCTAATACTCATAATAGTAATGGTTTTTATTGTAGGGCTTATAGAAGAACTCATCTTCAGGTCAATTCTCCAGACAAGCCTGGAAAAATTCCTGGGATCAGCCTGGGGAATTTTCCTTTCAAGCCTCCTTTTCGGGATAATGCATTCTACTTACGGTACACCCTATGAAATAGTATATATGTTTTTTTTAGGAGGCTTTTTAGGATACTTATTTTATAGAACTCGAAGTCTTCCCCTTGTGGTAATGATTCACGGCTCAATAAACGTGTTCTTGTTTGGAATAATCCCACATACAGGACCCATATTTGGATTGATATGA
- a CDS encoding heparan-alpha-glucosaminide N-acetyltransferase, protein MARYADRLWEIDCLRGLAVLLMLLYHFLYDLDFFKLVDIQLSSGLILYAGRFSALLFILISGVALSISHSRALNKESAGNGAENFSKYLKRGIKLYLMGLLLTGITWIFLPEEYIVFGILHFFGVSAVLVYPFLRYEKENLFFSIFFGLLGFYLRNRTFGFSSLLWLGFTPENFRTLDYFPILPWFGVLLAGVFLGNFLYAEGKRQFEMPYTGKNPLIRLSSRVGQHSLFIYFVHQPLFLGFLFLSGLLNLNMLNTH, encoded by the coding sequence ATGGCCAGATATGCAGACCGCCTCTGGGAAATTGATTGTCTGCGAGGACTTGCTGTCCTCTTGATGCTCCTTTATCATTTTCTTTATGACTTGGACTTTTTCAAACTTGTAGATATTCAACTAAGTTCCGGTCTTATCTTATATGCGGGCAGATTCTCAGCTTTACTTTTTATCCTGATCTCAGGAGTTGCTCTTTCTATAAGCCATTCAAGAGCCCTTAACAAAGAATCTGCTGGAAATGGAGCAGAAAACTTTTCTAAGTACTTGAAAAGAGGAATAAAGCTCTATTTAATGGGACTTTTGCTTACAGGTATAACCTGGATCTTTTTACCTGAAGAGTATATTGTTTTTGGGATCCTCCACTTTTTTGGGGTTTCAGCAGTACTTGTTTATCCTTTCCTGAGATATGAGAAAGAAAACCTTTTTTTCAGCATATTTTTCGGCCTTTTAGGGTTTTACTTAAGGAATAGGACTTTTGGGTTTTCCAGTCTGCTCTGGTTGGGATTTACTCCCGAAAATTTTAGGACCCTTGATTACTTTCCTATACTTCCATGGTTTGGGGTATTACTTGCAGGAGTTTTCCTGGGGAATTTCCTGTATGCAGAAGGAAAAAGGCAGTTTGAAATGCCCTATACTGGAAAAAATCCGCTTATTAGGCTGTCTTCCAGAGTGGGGCAACATTCCCTCTTCATATATTTCGTTCATCAACCGCTATTCCTAGGGTTCTTATTCCTTAGTGGGCTACTTAATCTGAATATGCTGAATACTCATTAA
- a CDS encoding 30S ribosomal protein S17e, whose product MGNIRQTNIKRIALRLIENHADVFTKDFETNKTLVTKYTTIESKVIRNRVAGYVTRKVARMKVY is encoded by the coding sequence ATGGGAAATATACGACAGACAAACATAAAAAGAATTGCACTTAGACTGATTGAGAACCACGCTGATGTCTTTACAAAAGACTTTGAAACTAATAAGACTCTTGTGACTAAGTATACAACTATTGAAAGCAAAGTTATAAGGAACAGGGTTGCAGGTTACGTCACAAGAAAAGTTGCACGTATGAAAGTATACTAA
- the dapA gene encoding 4-hydroxy-tetrahydrodipicolinate synthase yields the protein MFEGAMPALITPFTKEDKIDREGLQRNIEFVEEGGVTGIVPCGTTGESATLSALEHEEVIDIAVECSKVPVIAGTGSNNTGEALQFTKHAADAGVDGVLLISPYYNKPNPAGLLAHFKKIAEAVDVPMVMYNIPSRTGQDMPLEVIVELAKVENIVGIKEASGNVGKASQILENTVDEDFVVISGEDNLTLPILSVGGRGVISVAANIVPDRMSRMVNAALAGDYETARKIHFEIAPLIRALFLETNPIPVKKAAELAGLASGNLRLPLAPLSGTNAQKVEDELRKLGVIE from the coding sequence ATGTTTGAAGGAGCAATGCCTGCCCTGATAACTCCTTTTACAAAGGAAGACAAAATTGACAGGGAAGGCTTACAAAGGAATATTGAATTTGTTGAAGAGGGAGGAGTTACAGGGATTGTGCCCTGTGGCACCACAGGAGAATCCGCAACTCTTTCCGCACTTGAACACGAAGAGGTAATAGATATTGCAGTGGAGTGTTCAAAGGTTCCTGTAATTGCAGGAACAGGTTCAAATAATACAGGAGAAGCTCTCCAGTTTACAAAACACGCTGCAGATGCAGGTGTTGACGGTGTACTTCTGATTTCTCCCTATTACAACAAGCCAAATCCTGCAGGACTGCTTGCACATTTTAAGAAAATCGCAGAAGCCGTCGATGTTCCTATGGTTATGTACAATATCCCTTCCCGTACAGGACAGGACATGCCATTAGAAGTCATTGTCGAACTTGCAAAAGTCGAGAATATCGTAGGAATTAAAGAAGCCAGTGGGAATGTCGGTAAAGCTTCCCAGATTTTGGAAAATACTGTAGATGAAGACTTCGTGGTTATTTCAGGTGAGGATAATTTGACTCTTCCGATTCTCTCTGTAGGAGGACGAGGAGTCATTTCTGTTGCCGCAAATATAGTGCCTGACAGAATGTCCAGAATGGTAAACGCAGCTCTAGCCGGAGACTACGAAACTGCAAGGAAGATTCATTTTGAAATTGCCCCTCTGATTCGCGCTCTTTTCCTGGAAACGAACCCAATCCCTGTTAAAAAAGCTGCGGAGCTTGCAGGCCTCGCAAGCGGGAATCTGAGGCTTCCACTAGCGCCCCTTAGTGGGACAAATGCTCAGAAGGTTGAGGATGAACTCAGGAAATTAGGGGTTATAGAATGA
- the dapB gene encoding 4-hydroxy-tetrahydrodipicolinate reductase: MINVAVLGACGRMGSLIVENVTNSADMQLVAAFDINNFGKDAGEFARVGNLGVQISDVKDLGVVLKESKADVLIDFTIAGATVVNAPIAARAGVNLIIGTTGLTPEQRAVIDEAIQEGKVSAVISPNYSIGVNVFFKIIREAAKYLADYDIEIIEAHHNQKKDAPSGTALRAADVISEALGGKEYVYGREGIAPRGKEIGIHGVRAGDITGDHTVLFAGNSERIEIKHMAHSRQIFAKGAVRAAEWICKQKPGIYSMDDVLGL; the protein is encoded by the coding sequence ATGATTAACGTAGCAGTACTCGGAGCCTGCGGCAGAATGGGCTCTTTAATTGTGGAGAATGTTACCAACTCTGCGGATATGCAACTTGTTGCTGCTTTTGACATCAATAATTTCGGAAAGGATGCAGGAGAATTTGCCCGAGTAGGTAACCTTGGAGTTCAGATCTCGGACGTAAAAGATCTTGGGGTTGTTCTGAAAGAAAGCAAGGCTGATGTTCTTATCGACTTCACCATAGCTGGCGCAACCGTAGTTAACGCTCCAATAGCAGCCAGAGCAGGAGTAAATCTCATAATAGGGACTACAGGACTGACTCCTGAGCAGCGAGCAGTAATTGATGAGGCTATTCAGGAAGGCAAGGTAAGTGCCGTAATCTCCCCCAACTATTCAATAGGTGTCAATGTCTTTTTCAAGATTATCAGGGAAGCTGCAAAATATCTTGCAGACTATGATATCGAGATTATTGAAGCTCACCACAACCAGAAAAAAGATGCACCTAGTGGAACCGCCCTTCGGGCAGCCGATGTTATCAGCGAGGCTCTCGGCGGAAAAGAATATGTCTATGGCAGAGAAGGTATCGCTCCACGCGGAAAAGAAATTGGAATTCACGGAGTCCGCGCTGGAGATATCACAGGAGACCATACTGTTCTTTTTGCAGGAAATTCTGAAAGAATTGAGATCAAGCACATGGCTCATTCACGCCAGATCTTTGCCAAAGGTGCAGTCCGTGCAGCCGAGTGGATCTGCAAGCAAAAACCAGGAATTTATTCTATGGACGATGTGCTTGGTTTATAA
- a CDS encoding DUF1673 family protein, whose product MTMNVFTKSIKRLMGWCPNAKALETGSQVIPANFEIYDKSGGEKAGNNPSRTRRIGLSLTSIGAFVLALTLILEIRVVSTKDEILVSSLITGLGTLLLLTGAALYIKG is encoded by the coding sequence ATGACAATGAACGTATTTACAAAAAGTATAAAGAGATTGATGGGATGGTGCCCCAATGCAAAAGCACTTGAAACCGGATCTCAAGTTATTCCTGCAAATTTTGAGATATATGATAAATCTGGAGGAGAAAAAGCCGGAAACAATCCCAGCCGCACGAGAAGAATAGGATTGTCACTTACAAGTATAGGTGCTTTTGTTTTAGCATTGACACTTATCCTGGAAATACGAGTAGTTTCAACTAAAGATGAAATCCTGGTGTCATCACTTATTACAGGATTAGGAACGCTTTTACTTCTAACTGGTGCTGCTCTCTATATTAAAGGATAA
- a CDS encoding DUF1673 domain-containing protein, protein MEERYPMNVLIKNIRKLMGWCPNVKTLETQRSINSGYFETSDPARGKDAGDLPVLPTGWWNKRHNRVLMMSSGLTLISVLGIGFLEVHLIDKIFIFGLIIGTIFNLYICIWNWHYLDNIKNTGKKIKKNIRSPKWRVINLILSLVLLYLLFSQSNWGLVLFFVSAFCLIALFYYFNFDSTGLVLLLVFGSSLGWRHTIGFLSGFCLTAFLYYLTDVYWEKRNGKMILVYGRKMPEIYIVNS, encoded by the coding sequence ATGGAGGAAAGATACCCTATGAATGTGTTAATTAAGAACATAAGGAAACTGATGGGATGGTGCCCGAATGTAAAAACACTTGAAACTCAACGTTCCATTAATTCTGGATATTTTGAGACGAGTGATCCAGCTAGAGGAAAAGACGCTGGAGATCTTCCTGTTTTACCCACTGGTTGGTGGAACAAACGCCATAACAGGGTATTAATGATGTCCTCAGGACTGACTCTTATTTCTGTGCTGGGAATTGGATTTTTGGAAGTTCATCTAATAGATAAAATTTTCATTTTTGGGTTAATTATCGGAACCATTTTTAACCTATACATTTGCATCTGGAACTGGCATTACCTAGATAATATAAAAAATACAGGCAAGAAAATAAAGAAGAATATTAGATCTCCAAAATGGAGAGTTATAAATCTAATACTTTCCCTGGTATTACTGTATCTCTTATTTTCACAGTCTAATTGGGGACTCGTTTTGTTTTTTGTTTCTGCCTTTTGTTTGATAGCTTTGTTTTATTACTTTAATTTCGACTCAACTGGCCTAGTATTGCTTCTTGTCTTTGGTTCATCGCTTGGTTGGAGACACACTATAGGATTTCTATCTGGCTTTTGTTTGACGGCTTTTCTGTATTACCTTACAGACGTATACTGGGAAAAGAGGAATGGGAAAATGATACTTGTGTACGGACGTAAAATGCCAGAGATCTACATTGTAAATTCATAA
- a CDS encoding DUF1673 domain-containing protein has translation MTLEHIKKLMGWCPNVKTLETESRISSANFELYDQSGGEKARNPGISSHFSKLFSRYDIRILLPTIFLTLVYINLLFQKGINAEAFFLGFSLSLLIYLLGWKKQMSHYDSLAKKPVVGSSSRRTLLCIFLVLILFLILPMVFLSQIPYFLNARSLYSLVAGAGILMWGSCLQLIYWERKNHMKIYIKNEKGLQKMYAIGKREGEL, from the coding sequence ATGACTCTGGAACACATCAAGAAACTGATGGGATGGTGCCCGAATGTAAAAACACTTGAAACCGAATCCCGGATTAGCTCTGCGAATTTTGAATTATATGATCAATCAGGAGGAGAAAAAGCCAGAAATCCAGGAATCTCAAGTCATTTTTCCAAACTTTTTTCAAGGTATGATATCCGAATTCTCCTACCAACAATATTTCTAACTCTTGTTTACATAAATTTACTATTTCAAAAGGGTATAAATGCAGAAGCTTTCTTTTTAGGTTTTTCACTTTCTCTACTGATTTATCTGCTCGGCTGGAAAAAGCAGATGAGTCACTACGATTCCCTGGCAAAAAAACCCGTGGTTGGCTCTTCTTCAAGGAGAACACTTTTATGTATTTTCTTAGTTCTAATCTTGTTTTTAATTTTGCCTATGGTTTTCTTATCTCAGATACCTTATTTTCTTAACGCACGGTCACTGTACTCCTTAGTTGCTGGAGCTGGGATCCTTATGTGGGGAAGTTGCCTTCAGTTAATTTACTGGGAAAGGAAAAACCATATGAAAATTTATATAAAAAATGAAAAAGGGCTCCAAAAGATGTATGCTATTGGGAAAAGGGAAGGAGAGCTATGA
- a CDS encoding DUF1673 domain-containing protein, translating to MNWGAKYIRKLMGWCPNARAFEARKNVDLENFDSNIPDRARGDNTHLKNPGWLQRESNQILLFAIFLTFVHFLIYNRIGLLPSLFASLPPLFYFVFHWNERIQRFNDLAEKPIVRYVSKKSYFWILIIILFVFLFILLSYVIRQSWHSALFGLSIVWLLMWGFYFQLIYWEKKNHMRIYIKSGNGFQKAYAIREKEGEK from the coding sequence ATGAATTGGGGAGCAAAATACATTAGAAAACTGATGGGATGGTGCCCTAATGCCAGGGCATTTGAAGCCAGAAAGAATGTTGACCTTGAAAATTTTGATTCTAATATTCCAGACAGAGCAAGGGGAGATAATACCCATTTAAAGAACCCTGGATGGCTCCAGAGAGAAAGTAATCAAATTCTTCTATTCGCCATTTTTTTAACATTTGTTCATTTCCTTATATATAATCGCATAGGCCTTCTTCCATCCCTTTTCGCATCATTACCTCCCCTATTTTATTTTGTATTTCACTGGAATGAGCGGATTCAGCGGTTCAACGACCTTGCGGAAAAACCTATTGTTCGTTATGTCTCTAAAAAATCATATTTTTGGATTTTGATAATCATCCTTTTTGTTTTTCTGTTTATTCTTCTCTCTTATGTGATAAGACAATCTTGGCATTCAGCTTTATTCGGACTTTCAATTGTTTGGCTCTTAATGTGGGGTTTTTATTTCCAGCTAATTTACTGGGAAAAGAAAAATCACATGAGAATTTACATTAAAAGTGGAAATGGCTTCCAAAAGGCATACGCTATTAGGGAAAAGGAGGGAGAAAAGTGA
- a CDS encoding DUF1673 domain-containing protein has product MSLKVENIKKFMGWCPNAKAFETGSRNSFANFGANNQSEGEKEKNPTVPGQHSSLDIHLLVLPIIFTPVYIKLFQKGINTEAFLLGLLLSLPIYLLGWKKQMHQYNAVKRNPVVSPSFRKTLACVVLFLFLSFTLLMAFLPYISSRTAYFFNDQVLSSFTSGTLILMWSFYFQLIYWEKKNHMKMYVKREKGKQKLYVLGEKEREL; this is encoded by the coding sequence GTGAGCCTTAAAGTCGAAAACATAAAAAAATTTATGGGTTGGTGCCCGAATGCAAAGGCATTTGAAACCGGATCCAGAAATAGCTTTGCTAATTTTGGAGCAAACAATCAATCCGAAGGAGAAAAGGAGAAAAATCCGACTGTTCCCGGCCAGCATTCCAGTCTTGATATCCATCTTCTCGTGTTACCGATTATCTTTACTCCTGTTTATATAAAACTATTTCAAAAAGGTATAAATACAGAGGCTTTCCTTCTTGGCCTTTTACTTTCTTTACCGATCTATTTGCTCGGCTGGAAAAAGCAAATGCATCAATACAATGCCGTGAAAAGAAATCCTGTCGTTTCTCCTTCCTTTAGAAAAACACTTGCCTGTGTGGTCTTATTCCTATTTTTGAGTTTCACTTTGCTCATGGCTTTCTTGCCTTATATCTCGTCTCGTACAGCTTATTTCTTTAACGATCAGGTACTGTCCTCTTTCACTTCAGGGACCCTGATTCTGATGTGGAGCTTCTATTTCCAGCTTATTTACTGGGAGAAGAAAAACCATATGAAAATGTATGTGAAAAGAGAAAAGGGAAAGCAAAAGCTGTATGTCCTTGGAGAAAAGGAGAGAGAGTTATGA
- a CDS encoding DUF1673 domain-containing protein, giving the protein MNWESRCIKKLMGWCPNAKAHASRKPINFESFESSISSRTGGNDGDQKNPGWFQKTNIQTFIINTFLTLASLLVINQLGVNLLFLLIGSLISLFIFIFDWNAQMRRYDSLVKQPLLDYSGNKTLYYVLAYMFMIVIFYLWFRGQELAMQAIFSLLGGSTVALWLSYFQLIYWEKKNHKTIYLGKKHGTWKTSYIIREKK; this is encoded by the coding sequence ATGAACTGGGAATCCAGATGCATAAAAAAGTTGATGGGTTGGTGTCCAAACGCAAAAGCGCATGCGTCAAGAAAACCCATCAACTTTGAAAGTTTTGAATCTAGTATTTCGAGTAGAACAGGTGGAAATGATGGAGATCAGAAAAATCCTGGATGGTTCCAAAAAACAAATATCCAAACTTTTATAATTAACACTTTTCTTACACTTGCGTCTCTCCTTGTAATTAATCAACTAGGTGTAAACCTTCTTTTTTTACTTATCGGATCTTTGATTTCCCTATTTATCTTTATATTTGACTGGAATGCTCAAATGCGAAGATATGACTCTCTGGTAAAACAACCATTACTTGATTATTCAGGTAATAAGACACTGTATTACGTACTCGCATATATGTTTATGATTGTGATTTTCTACCTTTGGTTTAGAGGCCAAGAACTTGCTATGCAAGCAATATTTTCATTATTGGGAGGTTCCACAGTTGCGCTGTGGCTTAGTTATTTCCAGCTAATATATTGGGAGAAAAAGAACCACAAAACCATTTATTTGGGCAAAAAACACGGGACCTGGAAAACTTCGTATATTATCAGGGAGAAAAAATAA
- a CDS encoding DUF1673 family protein → MSAKVFVFDHIKKLMGWCPACKKTAHQTKQSCHFANTAMISGKTENTTEFRTANVIFPANTTLFTFLFVIFFNLLMTHTENISLFLVGLFLLNIPCYLIILKTFEAAVLIDKSGVHLQAFRLKKFDIPYEEIENITSHKLKKRSKEMSLLLVIGGIAFCGFAVYMAVVKGEWKILLLLISLFPLILFAARKQKAQFGNLNTQLYIKTKHKKRYEWNSYYSLITDEGSAAEIKSSIERHL, encoded by the coding sequence ATGTCTGCAAAAGTTTTTGTTTTTGATCATATCAAAAAACTGATGGGATGGTGTCCAGCCTGCAAGAAAACGGCTCACCAAACAAAACAATCCTGTCACTTTGCAAACACAGCCATGATTTCCGGAAAAACAGAAAACACCACTGAATTCCGAACAGCAAATGTGATTTTCCCTGCAAATACAACTCTTTTTACTTTTCTTTTTGTAATATTTTTCAACCTGCTCATGACGCATACAGAAAATATTTCTCTCTTCTTAGTCGGTCTCTTCCTGCTGAACATTCCTTGTTACTTAATAATTCTCAAAACCTTCGAGGCAGCAGTTCTGATAGATAAATCAGGAGTACACCTTCAGGCATTCAGATTGAAGAAATTTGACATTCCTTATGAAGAAATCGAAAACATAACGTCACATAAGCTTAAAAAACGTTCAAAGGAAATGTCCCTTCTTCTTGTAATTGGAGGAATTGCCTTCTGCGGATTCGCAGTCTACATGGCTGTAGTAAAAGGGGAATGGAAAATACTTCTGCTATTAATCTCACTGTTTCCCCTTATTCTATTTGCAGCGAGGAAGCAAAAAGCCCAATTTGGTAACCTGAATACACAGCTGTATATCAAGACCAAACACAAAAAACGGTACGAATGGAATTCTTACTATTCCTTAATCACGGACGAAGGCTCGGCTGCAGAGATTAAATCATCTATTGAAAGGCATTTGTGA
- a CDS encoding DUF1673 family protein: MVFVKYFKRLMRWHPTKNSLQKEKQEGYFSGFEFENGSTQLSSSHEDFQEGKTLKVQVSLFDWWWMSRLLIVTATTLIISLLLWTFSSEDSYLIIFSGLIMFLFPLTLFLTRSNAATVTPGEIIIKQPMRKPIVIEKEDITQISVKKNEGYSLRWLIRLFYVIAIPLDFILGIPRNLQYIKYIEASFSNYVDFSLLLGHLAVVTIILVLFYNSELLTPYQWALKVTTHSKLELTFFTNKPEELTSFLKNKRDEK, translated from the coding sequence ATGGTTTTTGTGAAATACTTTAAAAGATTAATGAGATGGCACCCCACAAAAAATTCCCTCCAGAAAGAAAAGCAGGAAGGTTACTTCTCAGGTTTTGAATTCGAAAATGGAAGTACTCAGTTGAGCTCCTCTCACGAGGATTTTCAGGAAGGCAAAACTCTTAAGGTGCAGGTTAGTCTCTTTGACTGGTGGTGGATGTCAAGGTTATTAATAGTTACTGCTACCACATTAATAATTTCCTTACTTTTATGGACATTTAGTTCTGAAGACTCTTACTTAATCATATTTTCAGGACTTATTATGTTTCTTTTCCCTCTTACATTATTTCTTACTCGCTCTAATGCTGCCACAGTAACGCCTGGAGAAATCATAATTAAACAACCTATGCGTAAGCCCATTGTGATCGAAAAAGAAGATATTACGCAAATTTCGGTAAAAAAGAATGAAGGTTATTCCCTGCGCTGGTTGATTCGGTTATTTTATGTTATTGCAATACCACTTGATTTTATACTAGGAATACCAAGGAACTTGCAATACATTAAATATATTGAAGCATCCTTTTCAAACTATGTTGATTTCAGTTTATTACTGGGCCATCTTGCAGTAGTAACAATTATCCTTGTGCTATTTTACAATAGTGAACTCTTAACGCCTTATCAGTGGGCTCTTAAAGTCACTACGCACTCAAAACTGGAACTTACGTTTTTTACTAATAAACCTGAAGAGCTTACAAGTTTCCTCAAAAACAAAAGAGATGAAAAATGA
- a CDS encoding DUF1673 family protein: protein MILVKYFRKLMSWCPMESSTIKEMKDGSCFSFGLEKLGQPAPSPSSFQEGKVLKGRALYRGYGIGKIIFISLVTSLILGLDSPSGSFFDLFSSLIPYLALLVLILYNRTTVRLTPEKIIIHRHLFRSLVLRKEDIMQITISKNKGRSLRWPLRLLALVAFAIQLPHTVESITRDLQMEAAPVFIKLSSVMVDFWIVAYVLVIYFYIFEFTVPYRQILKITTCSNLNLNSTLKNRKKL from the coding sequence ATGATTTTGGTAAAATATTTTAGGAAATTGATGAGCTGGTGCCCTATGGAGAGTTCTACCATAAAAGAAATGAAGGACGGCAGCTGTTTTAGTTTTGGACTGGAAAAACTGGGTCAACCGGCACCTTCTCCTTCAAGTTTTCAGGAAGGTAAGGTTCTGAAAGGACGGGCTCTTTATAGAGGCTACGGAATTGGAAAAATCATCTTTATATCGTTAGTAACCAGTTTAATTTTGGGATTAGACAGTCCTTCAGGCTCTTTTTTCGATCTTTTTTCTTCCTTAATCCCATATCTTGCTCTTTTGGTCTTAATCCTTTATAATCGTACTACTGTGAGGTTGACTCCTGAAAAAATAATTATTCACAGGCATCTGTTCAGATCTCTCGTGTTAAGGAAAGAGGATATCATGCAGATCACTATATCGAAGAACAAAGGCCGTTCCCTGCGTTGGCCACTACGTTTGTTAGCCCTTGTTGCCTTTGCAATTCAACTGCCTCATACCGTAGAAAGTATAACCAGAGATTTGCAAATGGAAGCAGCTCCAGTTTTCATAAAACTAAGCTCAGTTATGGTAGATTTCTGGATAGTTGCATATGTCCTTGTTATTTATTTTTATATCTTCGAATTCACAGTGCCCTATCGACAGATTCTTAAAATTACTACATGTTCAAATTTAAATTTGAATTCTACACTCAAAAACCGGAAGAAATTATGA